A single genomic interval of Lathyrus oleraceus cultivar Zhongwan6 chromosome 7, CAAS_Psat_ZW6_1.0, whole genome shotgun sequence harbors:
- the LOC127101609 gene encoding probable NOT transcription complex subunit VIP2 isoform X3, producing MHNIHGSFNVPNMPGTLPPRNSTLNNVPSGGVQQQAGSLSSGRFTSNNLPIALSQLSHGSSYGHSGVTNRGGTSVVGNPGYSNSTNEFGGSIPGFPASIGNRSAVPGLGVSPISGSVDPRITSSLGNMVGGGNIGRTGGLSVPGLASRLNLSANSGSGGLGMQGQNRLMSSVLPQGSPQVLSMSGNSYPSAGGPLSQSHVHGVSNLNTMRMLNDVNSNDSSPFDLNDFPQLTSRPGSAGGSQGQLGSLRNQGLGVSPIGQQNHEFSIQNEDFPALPGFKGVSADYDMDMHQKEQLHDNAMPMMQSQHFSQMGRSAGFSLGGTYSSHRPQPQQHNPSVSSGSVSFSSVNNQDLLHQHGSDVFPSSRSAYQSQTNGPPGIGLRPLNSSNTVSGMGSSYDQLIQQYQQQKNQSQFRLQMPSLNQSFRDQGMMSMQAAQSPDPYGLLGLLSVIRMNDLDLASLALGIDLTTLGLNLNSSENLHKTFKSPWAEESAKGDPEFNVPQCYYAEQPPALHLGYFSKFSVETLFYIFYSMPKDKAQLCAAIELNKRGWFYHKEYRLWFTRAPNMEPLVKTNTYERGTYHCFDPSSFETVRKDNVVLHYDMLENRPHLPQH from the exons ATGCATAATATTCATGGGAGCTTTAATGTTCCCAACATGCCTGGTACTCTCCCACCAAGAAACTCCACATTAAATAATGTTCCGTCTGGGGGTGTTCAACAACAAGCAGGAAGCCTTTCTAGTGGAAGATTTACATCCAACAATCTCCCTATTGCATTATCACAG CTATCTCATGGAAGTTCCTATGGACATTCAGGAGTCACCAATAGAGGAGGTACAAGTGTTGTAGGAAACCCTGGATATAGTAATAGTACAAATGAATTTGGTGGTTCTATTCCTGGGTTTCCTGCATCTATTGGTAATCGAAGCGCTGTTCCAGGATTAGGAGTATCCCCAATTTCAGGAAGTGTAGATCCTCGAATCACCAGTTCTTTAGGAAACATGGTTGGTGGGGGGAATATTGGAAGGACTGGAGGATTGTCTGTTCCCGGTCTTGCTTCTCGTCTAAACTTGAGTGCAAACAGTGGATCTGGTGGTTTAGGCATGCAAGGACAAAATCGATTGATGAGTAGCGTGCTTCCACAAG GATCTCCGCAGGTGCTTTCAATGTCAGGGAATTCTTATCCTAGTGCTGGAGGCCCGCTTTCCCAAAGCCATGTTCACGGAGTAAGTAACTTGAACACTATGAGGATGTTGAATGATGTAAATTCCAATGATAGTTCACCTTTTGACCTCAATGATTTCCCTCAACTGACAAGTCGTCCTGGATCTGCTGGAGGATCTCAAGGACAGTTGG GTTCTTTACGGAATCAGGGTCTTGGTGTCAGTCCTATTGGTCAACAAAACCATGAATTTAGCATTCAAAATGAAGATTTCCCTGCATTACCAGGATTCAAAG GTGTTAGTGCAGATTATGATATGGATATGCACCAGAAAGAACAACTTCATGACAATGCTATGCCAATGATGCAATCTCAGCATTTCTCT CAGATGGGGAGGTCTGCTGGTTTCAGCTTGGGGGGAACATATTCATCCCATCGTCCCCAACCGCAACAGCATAATCCTTCAGTCAGCAGTGGCAGTGTCTCGTTCTCATCGGTAAATAACCAGGATCTTCTCCATCAACATGGATCAGATGTTTTTCCGTCTTCTCGTTCTGCCTATCAGTCACAG ACAAATGGACCTCCTGGCATTGGATTAAGGCCTTTAAATTCTTCAAATACAGTTTCTGGTATGGGTTCATCATACGACCAACTCATCCAGCAATATCAACAGCAAAAGAATCAATCCCAGTTTCGTCTTCAAATGCCATCTCTAAATCAGTCTTTTAGGGATCAGGGCATGATGTCTATGCAAGCTGCACAATCACCAGATCCATATGGTTTGCTTGGCCTGTTAAGTGTAATCAGGATGAACGATCTTGACTTGGCATCTCTTGCTCTTGGAATTGATCTTACTACACTTGGCTTAAATCTTAATTCATCAGAAAATCTTCATAAGACTTTTAAGTCTCCATGGGCAGAAGAATCAGCTAAGGGTGATCCAGAGTTTAATGTGCCACAGTGTTATTATGCGGAACAACCACCTGCTTTACAC CTAGGTTATTTTTCAAAGTTTTCAGTGGAAACATTGTTTTACATATTTTACAG TATGCCGAAAGACAAAGCACAATTATGTGCTGCAATTGAGCT TAACAAAAGAGGCTGGTTTTACCACAAAGAGTATCGACTGTGGTTTACAAGAGCACCCAACATGGAGCCGCTGGTGAAAACAAACACATACGAGAGAGGAACTTATCACTGTTTTGATCCAAGTTCATTTGAAACGGTCCGCAAG GATAATGTTGTTCTTCATTATGATATGCTGGAAAATAGACCTCATCTACCTCAGCATTAA
- the LOC127101609 gene encoding probable NOT transcription complex subunit VIP2 isoform X4 — translation MSGFLNSSVNGSASNLSDGAGRSYATSFSSQSGAASPIFHHTGAIQGMHNIHGSFNVPNMPGTLPPRNSTLNNVPSGGVQQQAGSLSSGRFTSNNLPIALSQLSHGSSYGHSGVTNRGGTSVVGNPGYSNSTNEFGGSIPGFPASIGNRSAVPGLGVSPISGSVDPRITSSLGNMVGGGNIGRTGGLSVPGLASRLNLSANSGSGGLGMQGQNRLMSSVLPQGSPQVLSMSGNSYPSAGGPLSQSHVHGVSNLNTMRMLNDVNSNDSSPFDLNDFPQLTSRPGSAGGSQGQLGSLRNQGLGVSPIGQQNHEFSIQNEDFPALPGFKGVSADYDMDMHQKEQLHDNAMPMMQSQHFSQMGRSAGFSLGGTYSSHRPQPQQHNPSVSSGSVSFSSVNNQDLLHQHGSDVFPSSRSAYQSQTNGPPGIGLRPLNSSNTVSGMGSSYDQLIQQYQQQKNQSQFRLQMPSLNQSFRDQGMMSMQAAQSPDPYGLLGLLSVIRMNDLDLASLALGIDLTTLGLNLNSSENLHKTFKSPWAEESAKGDPEFNVPQCYYAEQPPALHLGYFSKFSVETLFYIFYSMPKDKAQLCAAIEL, via the exons ATGTCGGGTTTTCTTAAT TCTTCTGTGAACGGATCTGCTTCAAATCTTTCGGATGGTGCTGGACGGTCTTATGCCACATCTTTCTCTAGTCAGTCTGGTGCAGCCTCCCCAATTTTTCATCATACTG GTGCTATTCAAGGGATGCATAATATTCATGGGAGCTTTAATGTTCCCAACATGCCTGGTACTCTCCCACCAAGAAACTCCACATTAAATAATGTTCCGTCTGGGGGTGTTCAACAACAAGCAGGAAGCCTTTCTAGTGGAAGATTTACATCCAACAATCTCCCTATTGCATTATCACAG CTATCTCATGGAAGTTCCTATGGACATTCAGGAGTCACCAATAGAGGAGGTACAAGTGTTGTAGGAAACCCTGGATATAGTAATAGTACAAATGAATTTGGTGGTTCTATTCCTGGGTTTCCTGCATCTATTGGTAATCGAAGCGCTGTTCCAGGATTAGGAGTATCCCCAATTTCAGGAAGTGTAGATCCTCGAATCACCAGTTCTTTAGGAAACATGGTTGGTGGGGGGAATATTGGAAGGACTGGAGGATTGTCTGTTCCCGGTCTTGCTTCTCGTCTAAACTTGAGTGCAAACAGTGGATCTGGTGGTTTAGGCATGCAAGGACAAAATCGATTGATGAGTAGCGTGCTTCCACAAG GATCTCCGCAGGTGCTTTCAATGTCAGGGAATTCTTATCCTAGTGCTGGAGGCCCGCTTTCCCAAAGCCATGTTCACGGAGTAAGTAACTTGAACACTATGAGGATGTTGAATGATGTAAATTCCAATGATAGTTCACCTTTTGACCTCAATGATTTCCCTCAACTGACAAGTCGTCCTGGATCTGCTGGAGGATCTCAAGGACAGTTGG GTTCTTTACGGAATCAGGGTCTTGGTGTCAGTCCTATTGGTCAACAAAACCATGAATTTAGCATTCAAAATGAAGATTTCCCTGCATTACCAGGATTCAAAG GTGTTAGTGCAGATTATGATATGGATATGCACCAGAAAGAACAACTTCATGACAATGCTATGCCAATGATGCAATCTCAGCATTTCTCT CAGATGGGGAGGTCTGCTGGTTTCAGCTTGGGGGGAACATATTCATCCCATCGTCCCCAACCGCAACAGCATAATCCTTCAGTCAGCAGTGGCAGTGTCTCGTTCTCATCGGTAAATAACCAGGATCTTCTCCATCAACATGGATCAGATGTTTTTCCGTCTTCTCGTTCTGCCTATCAGTCACAG ACAAATGGACCTCCTGGCATTGGATTAAGGCCTTTAAATTCTTCAAATACAGTTTCTGGTATGGGTTCATCATACGACCAACTCATCCAGCAATATCAACAGCAAAAGAATCAATCCCAGTTTCGTCTTCAAATGCCATCTCTAAATCAGTCTTTTAGGGATCAGGGCATGATGTCTATGCAAGCTGCACAATCACCAGATCCATATGGTTTGCTTGGCCTGTTAAGTGTAATCAGGATGAACGATCTTGACTTGGCATCTCTTGCTCTTGGAATTGATCTTACTACACTTGGCTTAAATCTTAATTCATCAGAAAATCTTCATAAGACTTTTAAGTCTCCATGGGCAGAAGAATCAGCTAAGGGTGATCCAGAGTTTAATGTGCCACAGTGTTATTATGCGGAACAACCACCTGCTTTACAC CTAGGTTATTTTTCAAAGTTTTCAGTGGAAACATTGTTTTACATATTTTACAG TATGCCGAAAGACAAAGCACAATTATGTGCTGCAATTGAGCT GTAA
- the LOC127101609 gene encoding probable NOT transcription complex subunit VIP2 isoform X2 has translation MSGFLNSSVNGSASNLSDGAGRSYATSFSSQSGAASPIFHHTGAIQGMHNIHGSFNVPNMPGTLPPRNSTLNNVPSGGVQQQAGSLSSGRFTSNNLPIALSQLSHGSSYGHSGVTNRGGTSVVGNPGYSNSTNEFGGSIPGFPASIGNRSAVPGLGVSPISGSVDPRITSSLGNMVGGGNIGRTGGLSVPGLASRLNLSANSGSGGLGMQGQNRLMSSVLPQGSPQVLSMSGNSYPSAGGPLSQSHVHGVSNLNTMRMLNDVNSNDSSPFDLNDFPQLTSRPGSAGGSQGQLGSLRNQGLGVSPIGQQNHEFSIQNEDFPALPGFKGVSADYDMDMHQKEQLHDNAMPMMQSQHFSMGRSAGFSLGGTYSSHRPQPQQHNPSVSSGSVSFSSVNNQDLLHQHGSDVFPSSRSAYQSQTNGPPGIGLRPLNSSNTVSGMGSSYDQLIQQYQQQKNQSQFRLQMPSLNQSFRDQGMMSMQAAQSPDPYGLLGLLSVIRMNDLDLASLALGIDLTTLGLNLNSSENLHKTFKSPWAEESAKGDPEFNVPQCYYAEQPPALHLGYFSKFSVETLFYIFYSMPKDKAQLCAAIELNKRGWFYHKEYRLWFTRAPNMEPLVKTNTYERGTYHCFDPSSFETVRKDNVVLHYDMLENRPHLPQH, from the exons ATGTCGGGTTTTCTTAAT TCTTCTGTGAACGGATCTGCTTCAAATCTTTCGGATGGTGCTGGACGGTCTTATGCCACATCTTTCTCTAGTCAGTCTGGTGCAGCCTCCCCAATTTTTCATCATACTG GTGCTATTCAAGGGATGCATAATATTCATGGGAGCTTTAATGTTCCCAACATGCCTGGTACTCTCCCACCAAGAAACTCCACATTAAATAATGTTCCGTCTGGGGGTGTTCAACAACAAGCAGGAAGCCTTTCTAGTGGAAGATTTACATCCAACAATCTCCCTATTGCATTATCACAG CTATCTCATGGAAGTTCCTATGGACATTCAGGAGTCACCAATAGAGGAGGTACAAGTGTTGTAGGAAACCCTGGATATAGTAATAGTACAAATGAATTTGGTGGTTCTATTCCTGGGTTTCCTGCATCTATTGGTAATCGAAGCGCTGTTCCAGGATTAGGAGTATCCCCAATTTCAGGAAGTGTAGATCCTCGAATCACCAGTTCTTTAGGAAACATGGTTGGTGGGGGGAATATTGGAAGGACTGGAGGATTGTCTGTTCCCGGTCTTGCTTCTCGTCTAAACTTGAGTGCAAACAGTGGATCTGGTGGTTTAGGCATGCAAGGACAAAATCGATTGATGAGTAGCGTGCTTCCACAAG GATCTCCGCAGGTGCTTTCAATGTCAGGGAATTCTTATCCTAGTGCTGGAGGCCCGCTTTCCCAAAGCCATGTTCACGGAGTAAGTAACTTGAACACTATGAGGATGTTGAATGATGTAAATTCCAATGATAGTTCACCTTTTGACCTCAATGATTTCCCTCAACTGACAAGTCGTCCTGGATCTGCTGGAGGATCTCAAGGACAGTTGG GTTCTTTACGGAATCAGGGTCTTGGTGTCAGTCCTATTGGTCAACAAAACCATGAATTTAGCATTCAAAATGAAGATTTCCCTGCATTACCAGGATTCAAAG GTGTTAGTGCAGATTATGATATGGATATGCACCAGAAAGAACAACTTCATGACAATGCTATGCCAATGATGCAATCTCAGCATTTCTCT ATGGGGAGGTCTGCTGGTTTCAGCTTGGGGGGAACATATTCATCCCATCGTCCCCAACCGCAACAGCATAATCCTTCAGTCAGCAGTGGCAGTGTCTCGTTCTCATCGGTAAATAACCAGGATCTTCTCCATCAACATGGATCAGATGTTTTTCCGTCTTCTCGTTCTGCCTATCAGTCACAG ACAAATGGACCTCCTGGCATTGGATTAAGGCCTTTAAATTCTTCAAATACAGTTTCTGGTATGGGTTCATCATACGACCAACTCATCCAGCAATATCAACAGCAAAAGAATCAATCCCAGTTTCGTCTTCAAATGCCATCTCTAAATCAGTCTTTTAGGGATCAGGGCATGATGTCTATGCAAGCTGCACAATCACCAGATCCATATGGTTTGCTTGGCCTGTTAAGTGTAATCAGGATGAACGATCTTGACTTGGCATCTCTTGCTCTTGGAATTGATCTTACTACACTTGGCTTAAATCTTAATTCATCAGAAAATCTTCATAAGACTTTTAAGTCTCCATGGGCAGAAGAATCAGCTAAGGGTGATCCAGAGTTTAATGTGCCACAGTGTTATTATGCGGAACAACCACCTGCTTTACAC CTAGGTTATTTTTCAAAGTTTTCAGTGGAAACATTGTTTTACATATTTTACAG TATGCCGAAAGACAAAGCACAATTATGTGCTGCAATTGAGCT TAACAAAAGAGGCTGGTTTTACCACAAAGAGTATCGACTGTGGTTTACAAGAGCACCCAACATGGAGCCGCTGGTGAAAACAAACACATACGAGAGAGGAACTTATCACTGTTTTGATCCAAGTTCATTTGAAACGGTCCGCAAG GATAATGTTGTTCTTCATTATGATATGCTGGAAAATAGACCTCATCTACCTCAGCATTAA
- the LOC127101609 gene encoding probable NOT transcription complex subunit VIP2 isoform X1, translated as MSGFLNSSVNGSASNLSDGAGRSYATSFSSQSGAASPIFHHTGAIQGMHNIHGSFNVPNMPGTLPPRNSTLNNVPSGGVQQQAGSLSSGRFTSNNLPIALSQLSHGSSYGHSGVTNRGGTSVVGNPGYSNSTNEFGGSIPGFPASIGNRSAVPGLGVSPISGSVDPRITSSLGNMVGGGNIGRTGGLSVPGLASRLNLSANSGSGGLGMQGQNRLMSSVLPQGSPQVLSMSGNSYPSAGGPLSQSHVHGVSNLNTMRMLNDVNSNDSSPFDLNDFPQLTSRPGSAGGSQGQLGSLRNQGLGVSPIGQQNHEFSIQNEDFPALPGFKGVSADYDMDMHQKEQLHDNAMPMMQSQHFSQMGRSAGFSLGGTYSSHRPQPQQHNPSVSSGSVSFSSVNNQDLLHQHGSDVFPSSRSAYQSQTNGPPGIGLRPLNSSNTVSGMGSSYDQLIQQYQQQKNQSQFRLQMPSLNQSFRDQGMMSMQAAQSPDPYGLLGLLSVIRMNDLDLASLALGIDLTTLGLNLNSSENLHKTFKSPWAEESAKGDPEFNVPQCYYAEQPPALHLGYFSKFSVETLFYIFYSMPKDKAQLCAAIELNKRGWFYHKEYRLWFTRAPNMEPLVKTNTYERGTYHCFDPSSFETVRKDNVVLHYDMLENRPHLPQH; from the exons ATGTCGGGTTTTCTTAAT TCTTCTGTGAACGGATCTGCTTCAAATCTTTCGGATGGTGCTGGACGGTCTTATGCCACATCTTTCTCTAGTCAGTCTGGTGCAGCCTCCCCAATTTTTCATCATACTG GTGCTATTCAAGGGATGCATAATATTCATGGGAGCTTTAATGTTCCCAACATGCCTGGTACTCTCCCACCAAGAAACTCCACATTAAATAATGTTCCGTCTGGGGGTGTTCAACAACAAGCAGGAAGCCTTTCTAGTGGAAGATTTACATCCAACAATCTCCCTATTGCATTATCACAG CTATCTCATGGAAGTTCCTATGGACATTCAGGAGTCACCAATAGAGGAGGTACAAGTGTTGTAGGAAACCCTGGATATAGTAATAGTACAAATGAATTTGGTGGTTCTATTCCTGGGTTTCCTGCATCTATTGGTAATCGAAGCGCTGTTCCAGGATTAGGAGTATCCCCAATTTCAGGAAGTGTAGATCCTCGAATCACCAGTTCTTTAGGAAACATGGTTGGTGGGGGGAATATTGGAAGGACTGGAGGATTGTCTGTTCCCGGTCTTGCTTCTCGTCTAAACTTGAGTGCAAACAGTGGATCTGGTGGTTTAGGCATGCAAGGACAAAATCGATTGATGAGTAGCGTGCTTCCACAAG GATCTCCGCAGGTGCTTTCAATGTCAGGGAATTCTTATCCTAGTGCTGGAGGCCCGCTTTCCCAAAGCCATGTTCACGGAGTAAGTAACTTGAACACTATGAGGATGTTGAATGATGTAAATTCCAATGATAGTTCACCTTTTGACCTCAATGATTTCCCTCAACTGACAAGTCGTCCTGGATCTGCTGGAGGATCTCAAGGACAGTTGG GTTCTTTACGGAATCAGGGTCTTGGTGTCAGTCCTATTGGTCAACAAAACCATGAATTTAGCATTCAAAATGAAGATTTCCCTGCATTACCAGGATTCAAAG GTGTTAGTGCAGATTATGATATGGATATGCACCAGAAAGAACAACTTCATGACAATGCTATGCCAATGATGCAATCTCAGCATTTCTCT CAGATGGGGAGGTCTGCTGGTTTCAGCTTGGGGGGAACATATTCATCCCATCGTCCCCAACCGCAACAGCATAATCCTTCAGTCAGCAGTGGCAGTGTCTCGTTCTCATCGGTAAATAACCAGGATCTTCTCCATCAACATGGATCAGATGTTTTTCCGTCTTCTCGTTCTGCCTATCAGTCACAG ACAAATGGACCTCCTGGCATTGGATTAAGGCCTTTAAATTCTTCAAATACAGTTTCTGGTATGGGTTCATCATACGACCAACTCATCCAGCAATATCAACAGCAAAAGAATCAATCCCAGTTTCGTCTTCAAATGCCATCTCTAAATCAGTCTTTTAGGGATCAGGGCATGATGTCTATGCAAGCTGCACAATCACCAGATCCATATGGTTTGCTTGGCCTGTTAAGTGTAATCAGGATGAACGATCTTGACTTGGCATCTCTTGCTCTTGGAATTGATCTTACTACACTTGGCTTAAATCTTAATTCATCAGAAAATCTTCATAAGACTTTTAAGTCTCCATGGGCAGAAGAATCAGCTAAGGGTGATCCAGAGTTTAATGTGCCACAGTGTTATTATGCGGAACAACCACCTGCTTTACAC CTAGGTTATTTTTCAAAGTTTTCAGTGGAAACATTGTTTTACATATTTTACAG TATGCCGAAAGACAAAGCACAATTATGTGCTGCAATTGAGCT TAACAAAAGAGGCTGGTTTTACCACAAAGAGTATCGACTGTGGTTTACAAGAGCACCCAACATGGAGCCGCTGGTGAAAACAAACACATACGAGAGAGGAACTTATCACTGTTTTGATCCAAGTTCATTTGAAACGGTCCGCAAG GATAATGTTGTTCTTCATTATGATATGCTGGAAAATAGACCTCATCTACCTCAGCATTAA